The following are from one region of the Neurospora crassa OR74A linkage group III, whole genome shotgun sequence genome:
- a CDS encoding pbn-1: protein MRERITFIQKQGDSIEPTTLKIKGGVLNGPEIQAAREDRLTIAIDELPKDLQALLGTAHELHIRYVSSQPYEAITPLLARLPPGFHLFYTPAGQADATSPALCLALNQIFGNVQCENPEKSFTTLPRDRFSHSAAYQFYQPSVDLSPFIALVKEKLCSSSKDQSCAARADRLANASSLDISYDAISHAVKLTATWPYQKQEVHATSRPQTRTEVGVLNSDRPGHLEPHELGISGLLTVLGQDKKPSATMFAFASRHRDAESSFSAEFLEPTGLHPTLKLRLESSKPPIEDAYCSPHAYFTLPKTIFADRHQLSDDLFLASKNLTGLRYISQPVDLEAPEYVEKRWGSSLLLELSPPEHEESKSWTVQVPLHLRYLSPAEGGYTDIQVPYPAVFWACAAEEGTKFPNNPFEKANLGYDGLFGPRTVFWHVEPRPTIGSRLSNMIKVPVLDTNKAEWVSGGTGLAVLLGFAWIMWKLFGVLSKSGYQNQPSQAAEVVKAKKNQ, encoded by the exons ATGAGAGAGCGCATCACCTTCATCCAGAAGCAAGGCGACTCAATCGAGCCAACCACGCTCAAGATCAAGGGCGGTGTCCTCAACGGCCCAGAGATCCAGGCTGCCCGTGAAGACAGACTCACCATTGCAATCGATGAGTTACCGAAAGACCTACAAGCGCTCTTGGGCACAGCTCATGAGCTTCACATCAGATATGTCAGCTCTCAACCATATGAGGCAATCACCCCTTTGCTAGCTAGGCTGCCGCCTGGCTTCCATCTGTTCTACACCCCGGCAGGGCAAGCCGATGCCACTTCCCCAGCGCTCTGCCTTGCCCTCAATCAAATTTTCGGAAATGTTCAGTGCGAAAACCCAGAG AAGTCATTCACGACTCTGCCAAGGGACCGTTTCTCTCACTCAGCTGCCTACCAGTTCTACCAACCATCGGTAGACCTTTCCCCATTCATTGCACTCGTTAAAGAGAAGCTATGTTCATCTTCCAAGGACCAATCTTGCGCTGCCAGGGCCGACCGCTTGGCAAACGCCAGCTCTCTGGACATCTCATATGATGCCATCTCTCACGCCGTCAAGCTCACTGCAACATGGCCCTACCAGAAGCAAGAGGTCCACGCGACATCCCGTCCACAGACACGGACCGAGGTTGGAGTCTTGAACTCGGACCGGCCAGGACACCTCGAGCCTCATGAGCTGGGAATTTCCGGTCTTCTCACCGTGCTGGGACAGGATAAAAAGCCGTCTGCAACTATGTTTGCCTTTGCCTCTCGACATCGTGATGCCGAGTCTAGCTTTTCCGCCGAGTTTCTGGAGCCAACAGGTCTTCACCCTACCCTCAAACTCAGGCTTGAGTCCAGCAAGCCACCTATCGAAGATGCCTACTGCTCACCACACGCCTACTTCACCCTTCCCAAGACCATCTTCGCCGATAGGCACCAACTATCGGATGACCTCTTTCTGGCCTCGAAGAATCTCACTGGTCTACGCTACATTTCTCAGCCCGTGGACCTTGAAGCTCCTGAATATGTTGAGAAGCGCTGGGGGTCTTCGCTTCTTCTGGAACTTTCCCCTCCCGAACATGAAGAATCAAAGTCTTGGACAGTACAAGTCCCCTTGCATCTGCGCTACCTATCTCCCGCTGAAGGCGGCTATACCGATATTCAAGTTCCATACCCGGCTGTTTTCTGGGCTTGCGCGGCTGAGGAAGGTACCAAGTTCCCTAATAATCCGTTCGAGAAGGCCAACCTTGGCTACGACGGCCTTTTCGGCCCTAGGACGGTATTCTGGCATGTCGAGCCTCGCCCGACAATTGGCAGCCGTTTGAGCAACATGATCAAGGTGCCAGTCCTGGACACAAACAAGGCGGAGTGGGTAAGCGGCGGCACCGGGCTAGCGGTACTCCTTGGCTTTGCCTGGATCATGTGGAAGTTGTTCGGCGTGCTTTCAAAGTCTGGGTACCAAAACCAACCCTCGCAGGCTGCGGAGGtcgtcaaggccaagaagaatcAGTAA